A region of Lycium barbarum isolate Lr01 chromosome 3, ASM1917538v2, whole genome shotgun sequence DNA encodes the following proteins:
- the LOC132630591 gene encoding 18.1 kDa class I heat shock protein-like, producing the protein MSLVPGFGGRRNHAQQVYDPYSHHAQQVKDPYSHHSHPVHDPYSHHSHPVHDPYSHNTHQVYDTYSHQAHKVHDPFAHEVWDPFHEFYLESPRSLIAPAPSFHHAPATMAQIEYKETPEAHVFRANLHGYKKEDVKVQVEDDKMLKITGEKRMKKEDNWHHYERSSGKFFTSFSLPLNSRADYVKSSMENGVLTITVPKKETTKNHHHIRTVSID; encoded by the exons ATGTCCCTCGTGCCTGGATTTGGTGGTCGAAGGAACCATGCACAGCAAGTTTATGATCCTTATTCTCACCATGCACAGCAAGTGAAGGATCCTTATTCTCACCATTCACACCCGGTACATGATCCTTATTCTCACCATTCACACCCGGTACATGATCCTTATTCTCACAATACACACCAAGTGTATGATACTTATTCCCACCAAGCACACAAAGTGCACGACCCTTTTGCTCATGAAGTTTGGGATCCTTTCCATGAATTTTATCTCGAATCTCCTCGATCTCTCATAGCCCCAGCGCCATCTTTCCACCATGCTCCTGCAACGATGGCGCAAATCGAGTATAAAGAAACACCAGAGGCACATGTCTTTAGGGCTAACTTGCATGGCTACAAGAAAGAAGACGTGAAAGTACAG GTGGAGGATGACAAAATGCTGAAGATTACTGGGGAAAAGAGAATGAAGAAAGAAGATAATTGGCACCATTATGAACGAAGCAGTGGGAAATTCTTCACTTCTTTTTCACTACCTCTGAATTCTAGGGCTGATTATGTGAAGTCATCCATGGAGAATGGAGTCCTCACTATCACTGTTCCTAAGAAGGAAACTACCAAGAACCACCACCATATTAGAACTGTTTcaattgattaa
- the LOC132630420 gene encoding copper transporter 1-like has translation MDMPHDMPMVMNMVMKMNFYWGKDVTILFKGWPDNNLGMYILSLFFVFFTAFGVEIMSMGPIMMNKRPIAGGLIQDGIYYSVRMVLVYFVMLAVMSFNIGIFIVAILGHGLGYIFIKFHELASADSPTETTGSNATDPKVKF, from the coding sequence ATGGACATGCCTCATGATATGCCAATGGTGATGAACATGGTGATGAAGATGAATTTCTATTGGGGTAAAGATGTGACAATCTTATTCAAAGGATGGCCAGACAATAACCTAGGCATGTACATATTGTCgttgttctttgttttctttaCGGCTTTTGGTGTCGAGATTATGTCGATGGGTCCGATAATGATGAACAAGAGGCCCATTGCTGGTGGACTGATTCAAGATGGGATCTATTATAGTGTTCGAATGGTTCTTGTTTATTTTGTTATGCTTGCTGTAATGTCCTTCAACATTGGTATTTTCATTGTTGCTATTTTAGGCCATGGTTTGGGTTATATTTTCATAAAATTCCATGAACTTGCCTCGGCTGATTCTCCTACAGAGACCACGGGATCAAATGCTACTGATCCTAAAGTTAAATTTTAA